The DNA segment CGCGCTCGGCCTCCTCGCTCGCGGCCGCTCGCTCCCCGGGACGCTCGCGCTGTGGGCCTACGGCGTCCTGTTCAGCGTCTTCGTCGATCTCGATCACTTCGCCATCGCCCGGCTGAAGACCGGCGACTGGAAACACCTCCGACGCGCGGTCACCCACCCGATCTGGGCGTTCACCAGCCAGGAGGAGGTGTTCCCCGACGTGGGCATGACGCTCGAACGGCTCGCGAGTCACGTGGTCGTCGGCACCGTTCTCACGGTCGCGCTCCGCCCGTTCAGCCGGCTGCTCTCGACGCTCACCGCGATCACGCTCGTGGCACACCTGCTCGCGGATCTGGTCCACGAGGGTCGAAAACTGCGCTGATCGGGCTTACGCCGGCTCCTTCAATCCCTTCAGAAAGAACTCTCAGCGGGGCGCTCGCCGAGCACTTCGGTGGCGAACCCGAGCGACTCCAGCCTCCGCTCGACGTCCTCCGGCACCGAGCCGTACGACTCAACCGAGCGACGATAGGCTGCTATAGCCCTCGATTCAGTCCCACGTACTGTTTTATAATGGGTAAAAATCGATCGGTCGGAATCCAGGAGATAGACCCCATGCACCTGGTTCGGATAAGGATTTAAAGAATGTCTTTTTGTGGTTTTCGTAGAATGCGTCTGGGAATTGATCCCAGAAGACCATACAACAAAGGTTGACAAAAATACTACCCAGAGAATGAAATATCTGCTCGTTATGAGCAGTCGGGTTGCGGACTGCATTCAAGAATGAGAAGAGACTTTTTTCATTGTTATATTTCTCAAGTTCCTTCGAGATCGTGGTCATGTAACTACCGAGCAGGCTACGCATGTTATCCTTCTTCTCTTTAGTAAAATTATCAATACTATCAAGAGCTTTCTTTGTTGCTGGCTTAGCGTATTCGTTATGCCACAGTGGCAACGCTTCCCATAAGTAGGCTCTCTCACCGTTGACGTAGCTAGCGATTCTTTTGTGCTCCTCGACTACCTCTCTGAGATCATCAGAAACTTCCTGCCCGGCTTCTTCCATCCTTTCGATAGTGGTTAGGTTCTTAAAATTTCTCTTTAGAGAACCATCCTTGTTCAGGGCATTACATCGTCTGCGTAGGAGCCCCTCTAAGATGGATGTAGACATTCTGATGACAATTCTGAACGAATCAATAAAGACAGCACTGTAACTAGGATTACACTCTTTGGCGAGATGTGCCGGTATATCCATCCCTTGAGCAATTAGCGATTCTGCTCTTTTTACCATAAGACTAACCTGTAGAAGAGTGCTCAGATCTCTCAGTATATCAGAATCAAATCGTGTCATAGCATACGAGGCGTCATTATTACTTTCATTATCACCGCTAACCTGAATATAGTTGTGGATAGACATCATACAACCAGTCCAGGACCAGTACTGGAAGTGATCTGCGTTGATTTCAGCATCCGGTGTGCGTAGAGTTACGTCACATAGGAACTTAGGCAGATACCGAAGTTCATCAGGTGATAACATATATGCGGTTCGATCACTCAAAATTACTCGCTTCCGCAAATAGGGACGGAAAGAGTCAGATCCGTTATTAGTATTATTTCTTTCTTGCTGTGCTTCTTTGATATGCGCTTCTACTCGCTCTGAAAAGAGATCAGGGTCAAAGTTTTCCATAGTTCCTGTGTTATTCTCACTCATTCTTTAGTATAAATGGCTCCACCGAGTTTGCATAAACATTGGCAATCGCTATCAATTATTATGATCAGCTACCTTACAGTATTTTCCAATTTTGTTTATCTATCTTATAGATGAACGAATAATGCCCGGAAGTTTCGGCGTATTTCTATACTTGAGCCCAGTTTTTTATCCTTGGAGGATAATGGGATGTAAAATACACCACTGGATGTATTTATTCTTACTAGATCAAGCTTTAAGAGCCGAGAAACGGCACTTTGGGAAGATTAGGTTGCTCGGGACAGAATTACACTTATCTATTAGCACCTCACCTGACATATGCTTGGAGGCTCTCGACTATCTAAGACTGTCTGACTCATGGTCTTCTTGGAGACTACAAACCGGATAGATGACTGAAGTTACCTGTTCAATATATTTATCGACGTATTCTTCCCGCTCAGCCCACCTTTCCAAGCTGACTTATAAGCTAGAACACATCCGTTGTCGCACAGTTGCCGTAGTACAGTGTGTGCTAATTAGTTTCGAACCCGCTCTCGAAGACGAACGTGCCGTCGCGCTGGACGACCTCGCCGTCGACGTCGATCCGGGAGTCCTCCGCCATGTCGACGATCATGTCGACGTGGACGGCGCTGTCGTTGACCGCGTTCTCCTCGCCGACGCACTCGTCGTAGGCCATCCCGACCGCCATGTGGACGGTGTCGCCCATCTTCTCGTCGAACAGCATGTTGTACGTGAATCGGTCGATGTCGCGGTTCATGCCGATGCCGAGCTCGCCGAGCCGGCTCGCGCCCTCGTCGGTCTCGAGCACTTCCGTCAGGAGGTCCTCGTTCTGGGCGGCCGAGTGCTCGACCACCTCGCCGCCCTCGAACTCGAGGCGGACGTCGGTGATCTCGCGGCCCTGGTGGTAGAGCGGCTTGTCGAACAGCACCGAGCCCTCGACGCTCTCGACGACCGGCGCGGTGAACACCTCGCCGCCGGGAAGGTTGTTCTCGCCGTAGTCGTTGATCGCGCGGTTGCCCGCGACGCTCATCCGTACGTCGGTGTGCTCGCCCGAGACGATCCGCACCTCGTCGGCGGGATCGAGGATCTCGACCAGCTGTTTCTGGTGTTCGCGCTGCTCGTCCCAGTCCTTGTTGACGGCGTCCCAGACGAAGTTCTCGTAGGCCTCGGTGCTCATGCCCGCGAGCTGGGCGTTCGCGGGCGCGGGAAACTGCGTGAGACACCACCGTTTGGAGAGGCGCTCCTCGCGGATGGGCTGTTGGGCGACGGAGTACGCGGCGGTGGTCTCGGGCTGGACGTCGCTGGTCTCGGTGGCGTTCTCCGAGGAGCGCAGGTGGACGAACACGTCGGTCTGCTCCATCAGCGCCCGCTCGTGGCTCGGCGTGTCGAACTCCTCGCGCGAGCGGAGGAACGCCCGTTTGGCGCGGTCGTCGGCGTTCAGATAGATCGGGTTCGCGCCGCGATCGCCGATCACCTCGTGGAGCGCCACCGCCAGGTCGCTCGCGACCGCCGGCGCGCTGATGACGACGTTGTCGCCCTCCTGGACGTCGGTGGAGTGGTCGACGACGGTCTCGGCGTGCTCCCGAATTCGCGGATCCATACCCGAGGATCGGAAGCCGCCGTCCAAACCGCTTGCGGATGGCGAGGATCCACCACCTCTTTGACGGCCGCCGCGCTACCGCGCTCATGATCGATCTGCGCAGCGACACGGTAACGAGACCCGACGACCGGATGCGCGAGGCGAGCGCGAACGCCGAGGTGGGCGACGACGTCTACCGCGAGGACCCCACGGTGAACGAACTCGAGACCCGGGCGGCCGAGCTCCTCGGGAAGGAGGCCGCGCTCTTTCACCCGACGGGAACGATGGCGAACCAGGTCGCGGTGCGCACCCACACCGAGCACGGCCAGGAGGTGCTCTGTGAACGCGAGAGCCACGTCGTCAAGTGGGAGCTGGGCGGGATGGCCCAGCTCTCGGGCCTCCAGGTCCGGACGGTCGACGGCGACGGCCGCGGCGTCATAACTGCGGAACAGGTCCGCGAGGGCCACGTCGCGGAGGACCTCCACCGACCCGGAACGGGACTGCTCTGTCTCGAGAACACCCACAACAGCAAGGGTGGCGCGGCGATCGCGCCGGAGACGATCGAGGCGACGGCGGAGGCGGCCCACGAACTCGACGTCCCGGTCCACCTCGACGGGGCGCGGCTGTTCAACGCCGCGGCCGCCCTCGACGTCCCAGCCTCACGGATCGTCGAACCGGTCGACTCGGCGATGTTCTCGCTCTCGAAGGGGCTCGGCGCGCCGGTCGGTTCGATGCTCGTCGGGAGCGAGGCGTTCGTCGAGCGCGCCCGCAGGAACCGGAAACTCCTCGGTGGCGGGATGCGCCAGGCGGGCGTGATCGGCGCACCCGGACTCCTCGCGCTCGAGGAGGAGAACCGCGCCAGACTCACGGAGGACCACGAGAACGCCAGCCGACTGGCGGCGGGACTCGACGGGATCGAGGGGCTCTCGGCACCGGAGCCCGAGACGAACGTCGTGCTCGTCCGCACGGGGGGAGCCGACTACACCGCAGAGGAGTTCCTCGACGTCTGCGAGTCGGAGGGCGTCCTCGGCGTTCCGTTCGACGAGAACCTCGTCCGGTTCTGCACTCACCGCGACGTTACGGACAACGACGTCGAGCGGGCGATCGAGACGGTCGAGACGGTTCTCTCGGGCTAACGGCGCCCGCCCTCGAACCCCTGTCGGAACCCTGACAGTACCTTCCTGACGAACAGATACGAGCCGACGAGGAAGACCAGGAGGATCCCCATGAAAACGAGGTAGACGGGGTCGAGGTCGACGAGCATACGCCGAACGTGTCGTGGGGAGGCCAAGAGGGTTTCGACCGTCGTAGGTTGTTAGTGGGCTTGATAATGCTGCCGTAACCGCTTATGAGTTCACGGCGGTAGTCGGAGTTGCCATGGATCACGACACCTTCATCGGTCAGGTACAGAATCGAGCCGAACTGGCTTCCCGTGGTGCGGCGCTGAGCACGAGTAGAGCGACCCTCCAGACGCTCGGCGAGCGCATCCAGGAGGGCGAGGCGACCAACCTCGCGGCACAGCTGCCCGACGAGCTGGGTCGGTTCCTCGAGGAGCACGCCGACACCACCGAGTCGTTCGAGTTCCAGGAGTTCATCTCCCGGGTCGCGGAACGCGACGAGAACCTCGGCGACGAACACGGCATCGACGACGACGACCTCTCGGCGGCGGCGCTGCACGCCCGCGCCGTGGTCGACGTCCTCGACGAGGCGGTCACCGAGGGCCAGATCGAGGACATCCGCGATCAGCTCCCCAACGACTACGACGACCTGTTCGAACTCGCGGAGGTCGAACAGCACCCCGGCCAGGAGTAAGGCGTCGTCGCTCCCCTGCGTATCGTCGTTCGATCTCCTTTCGTCGCCCCGACTACAGCGTAGCCTCCTCGATGAGCGTCCCGTCGGGCTGGCGTAGCCGACAGCGGACCCCCTCCTCGACGGGTTCGAGCTCCGCGTATCCCGGCCGGTTGCCCCGCGGCTGTGCGTGACTCCCCGGATTCAGGAGGACGAGGTCGTCAGCCCTAGTGATCGACGGGCGGTGGCTGTGGCCCGAGATCACGAGGTCGGCCCCGCGTTCGCGCCCGAACATCTCGAGGCCGGTTCCCCCGCCGTCGCGCCTGTGGGTCACGGCGATGCGGAGTCCCTCCCACTCGACGGTCCGGGCGGGGGGCAGCCGGTCGCGGACGGACGGATCGTCGGCGTTACCGAAGACGGCCTCGAGCCGCGTGGCCTCCTCGTGGAACGCCTCGAGCGCCGAGACGGTCGTGAAGTCCCCGGCGTGGATCAGTCGGTCCGCCTCGCTGATGGCATCGAGCATGTGGTCGGTCAGTTCGTGGCTGCCGTTGCTGTGGGTGTCCGAACAGACGACTATCACGGGGCGACGTTGCCACTCCCGGGCTACCACTCTTTCGTCACGGCGCTAGGACGGAACCGCACTACGGACGACGTCGTCCCCGAGGGCATCGGATTCCCGCGAACGGACGTCCGGAGGGTCATACGACGATCGGCCGCCTAGTCCTGCCTTACGGGCGGCCGTCGACTACGAGGGCGGATCTACACGCGTGACGGCCGGATACCGAACTCCTTTCGTTCCGGGTGTCCCGTGTTGGGGTAATGGCAAGCAGCAAATCGGTCGTCATCGCCGCGCTGATCGCGAACGGCGCGATCGCCGTGTTGAAGTTCATCGGCTACACCCTCACCGGCAGCGCTGCCATGCTCTCGGAGACGTACCACTCCGTCTCCGACACGGGCAATCAGGTGTTTCTGCTCCTGGGCATCCGGTACAGCGGCCAGGAGGCCGACCGGACCCACCCCTTCGGCTACGGGAAGTCACAGTTCTTCTACGCGTTTCTCGTCGCCGTCCTCCTGTTCGGCATCGCGGGGTGGGAGTCGGCGAAACACGGCTACCAGGCGATCGTCCACCCCCACCCGGTGACGCCCGGGACGGCCACGCTCCCCCTCCTGAACGTCACCATCCCGGCGGTGTGGGTCAACTACGCCGTACTGATCGGGGCGATCGTCTTCGAGGTCTGGGCGCTCTGGAAGGCCTACCAGGGGCTCTCGAAACAGATGGAGAAGCACGACTGGACGAGCCTCCGGGAGGCGTTCCGGAAAACCAGCGACGTGACGACGCTCACCGCGTTCACGGAGGACTCCATCGCGATGGGCGGGGCCGGCATCGCGCTGATCGGCGTCTACCTCTCGCGGGTGACCGGCAACCCCGTCTACGACGCCGTCGCCTCCTTCCTCATCGGGCTCATGCTGATGGGCTTCGCGCTCGCGCTCGCCTGGCAGAACAAGCGCCTGCTGGTCGGCGAGAGCCTCCCGAAGGAGGACGAGCGACCGCTCCGGTCGCTCGTCGCCGACTGGGAGGGCGTCCGCGAGCTCAAGGACTTCCGGACGGTCTACTTCGGCGTCGAGCGGATCCTCGTCACCGTCGACGTCGCCTTCGAGGAGGACCTCGACGCCGAGACGATCAACCAGCGCATCTCCGCCATCGAGGCGGCGATACAGGAGCGGGAACCCCAGGTGAGGAAAGTCTACATCGAACCCGAAGCGGCGTCCGCCGTCTGACCCCGGCCACGGGGGAGCCGCCTCCGCCGACCGGCTGCACTCCGCCGGGGTTCCTGCGTCGAACGGGGCGGCCTCCGCCGCAGCCCGTCGGCTTTCGGAGCCGTTCCCGTCGGCGAGGCTGACGGGCGGGGCGGACGAAGGCTTTTAGCCGAAAGCGCGCAAGTCAGGAGTAGTGACTCAGTCGGCTTCGACCCCGGCGTCCATGCGATTTTTTCCGTACGACGCCCCCTACGACAACCAGCGCGAGGCGATCGAGCGGATCGGAAACGCGCTCGCCCGCGGCCAGGACGTGCTGTTCGAGGGGGCCTGTGGGACGGGAAAGACTCTCTCGGCGCTCGCGCCCGCGCTCGCGCACGCCCGCGAGACCGACAAGACGGTCGTGATCACGACGAACGTCCACCAGCAGATGCGCCAGTTCGTCGAGGAGGCCCGCGCCATCACCCGGGAGGACCCCATCCGCGCGGTCGTCTTCCGGGGGAAGGCCTCGATGTGTCACATCGACGTCGGCTACGAGGAGTGTCAGGTGCTTCGCGATACGA comes from the Halalkalicoccus sp. CG83 genome and includes:
- a CDS encoding DUF7859 family protein — translated: MLVDLDPVYLVFMGILLVFLVGSYLFVRKVLSGFRQGFEGGRR
- a CDS encoding DUF2267 domain-containing protein; amino-acid sequence: MDHDTFIGQVQNRAELASRGAALSTSRATLQTLGERIQEGEATNLAAQLPDELGRFLEEHADTTESFEFQEFISRVAERDENLGDEHGIDDDDLSAAALHARAVVDVLDEAVTEGQIEDIRDQLPNDYDDLFELAEVEQHPGQE
- a CDS encoding threonine aldolase family protein, which translates into the protein MIDLRSDTVTRPDDRMREASANAEVGDDVYREDPTVNELETRAAELLGKEAALFHPTGTMANQVAVRTHTEHGQEVLCERESHVVKWELGGMAQLSGLQVRTVDGDGRGVITAEQVREGHVAEDLHRPGTGLLCLENTHNSKGGAAIAPETIEATAEAAHELDVPVHLDGARLFNAAAALDVPASRIVEPVDSAMFSLSKGLGAPVGSMLVGSEAFVERARRNRKLLGGGMRQAGVIGAPGLLALEEENRARLTEDHENASRLAAGLDGIEGLSAPEPETNVVLVRTGGADYTAEEFLDVCESEGVLGVPFDENLVRFCTHRDVTDNDVERAIETVETVLSG
- a CDS encoding metallophosphoesterase yields the protein MIVVCSDTHSNGSHELTDHMLDAISEADRLIHAGDFTTVSALEAFHEEATRLEAVFGNADDPSVRDRLPPARTVEWEGLRIAVTHRRDGGGTGLEMFGRERGADLVISGHSHRPSITRADDLVLLNPGSHAQPRGNRPGYAELEPVEEGVRCRLRQPDGTLIEEATL
- a CDS encoding cation diffusion facilitator family transporter; the protein is MASSKSVVIAALIANGAIAVLKFIGYTLTGSAAMLSETYHSVSDTGNQVFLLLGIRYSGQEADRTHPFGYGKSQFFYAFLVAVLLFGIAGWESAKHGYQAIVHPHPVTPGTATLPLLNVTIPAVWVNYAVLIGAIVFEVWALWKAYQGLSKQMEKHDWTSLREAFRKTSDVTTLTAFTEDSIAMGGAGIALIGVYLSRVTGNPVYDAVASFLIGLMLMGFALALAWQNKRLLVGESLPKEDERPLRSLVADWEGVRELKDFRTVYFGVERILVTVDVAFEEDLDAETINQRISAIEAAIQEREPQVRKVYIEPEAASAV
- a CDS encoding aminopeptidase encodes the protein MDPRIREHAETVVDHSTDVQEGDNVVISAPAVASDLAVALHEVIGDRGANPIYLNADDRAKRAFLRSREEFDTPSHERALMEQTDVFVHLRSSENATETSDVQPETTAAYSVAQQPIREERLSKRWCLTQFPAPANAQLAGMSTEAYENFVWDAVNKDWDEQREHQKQLVEILDPADEVRIVSGEHTDVRMSVAGNRAINDYGENNLPGGEVFTAPVVESVEGSVLFDKPLYHQGREITDVRLEFEGGEVVEHSAAQNEDLLTEVLETDEGASRLGELGIGMNRDIDRFTYNMLFDEKMGDTVHMAVGMAYDECVGEENAVNDSAVHVDMIVDMAEDSRIDVDGEVVQRDGTFVFESGFETN